A single bacterium DNA region contains:
- a CDS encoding proline racemase family protein, protein MKATSDTASRKLGEWQAPDNWIKIKTLDMHTCGEPLRIIYSGLPPIEGDTILERRRFMKENFDYLRTALMWEPRGHADQYGCILSAPVSQDADFGIMFLHNEGYSTMCGHAIIAITKAAVETGIVNPVEPVTEVKIDSPAGLITSFARASKGKVSSVFFRNVPSFVLALDEEVDVPGMGKVRYDIAFGGAFYAFVHAADLGLSMESGYYRDLIEKGMAVKRAVMQAREIVHPFEKDLSFLYGTIFTGPSVSRDADSRNVCIFAEGEVDRSPTGTGVSARMALHYARGEIGINKPMVIESILGTKFTGRVYSETSFGPYQAVIPEVEGTAFITGKNEFVINPDDSLKHGFILR, encoded by the coding sequence ATGAAAGCTACTTCGGATACTGCGTCCCGAAAATTAGGTGAGTGGCAGGCTCCTGACAATTGGATAAAAATAAAAACCCTTGACATGCATACATGCGGAGAGCCTCTCAGGATTATTTACAGCGGGCTTCCTCCCATTGAGGGAGATACTATTCTTGAACGCCGAAGGTTCATGAAGGAAAATTTTGACTATCTGCGTACAGCGCTTATGTGGGAACCGAGAGGCCATGCAGACCAGTACGGCTGCATTCTGTCTGCGCCTGTATCACAAGATGCTGATTTCGGAATAATGTTTCTGCACAATGAGGGATACTCCACAATGTGCGGCCATGCAATTATTGCAATAACAAAGGCGGCAGTAGAAACAGGGATTGTCAATCCTGTTGAACCTGTAACAGAGGTAAAAATAGATTCCCCTGCAGGGCTTATAACTTCCTTTGCAAGGGCGTCAAAGGGAAAGGTCAGCAGTGTGTTTTTCAGAAACGTACCATCTTTTGTCCTTGCTCTTGATGAAGAAGTTGATGTCCCGGGAATGGGCAAAGTCAGGTATGACATTGCATTCGGAGGAGCTTTTTATGCGTTTGTGCACGCTGCGGATCTGGGCCTTTCAATGGAATCCGGATACTACAGAGATCTCATAGAAAAAGGTATGGCAGTAAAGCGTGCTGTAATGCAGGCACGGGAAATTGTTCATCCCTTTGAAAAAGATTTGAGCTTTCTCTACGGTACAATCTTTACAGGGCCTTCCGTAAGCAGAGATGCTGATTCCAGAAATGTCTGCATTTTTGCAGAAGGCGAAGTTGACAGAAGCCCCACAGGTACGGGAGTAAGCGCGAGAATGGCTCTGCACTATGCCCGCGGAGAAATCGGAATTAACAAGCCGATGGTAATAGAGAGCATTCTCGGAACGAAGTTCACAGGCAGAGTCTATTCGGAAACAAGTTTCGGCCCTTATCAGGCAGTTATTCCTGAAGTGGAAGGCACTGCTTTTATTACAGGCAAAAATGAATTTGTAATTAATCCTGACGATTCATTAAAACACGGATTTATCCTGAGATAA
- a CDS encoding type II toxin-antitoxin system PemK/MazF family toxin → MKRFDVYLINLDPTIGKEIKKTRPCLVISPDEMNDYISTVIVAPMTSHLRNYPSRVTCVFRGTKGQIVLDQIRAVDKIRLIKKLGIIDDKSQYEIIQILQEMFSF, encoded by the coding sequence ATGAAACGATTTGATGTATACCTGATTAACCTTGACCCTACAATAGGTAAAGAAATTAAAAAGACTCGTCCCTGTTTAGTAATTTCTCCTGATGAAATGAATGACTATATCTCAACTGTAATCGTGGCTCCAATGACATCCCATTTAAGAAATTATCCTTCCAGGGTTACCTGCGTTTTTCGAGGTACAAAAGGCCAAATAGTTTTAGATCAAATTCGTGCTGTTGATAAAATCAGATTAATAAAAAAGCTTGGCATTATTGATGACAAATCACAATATGAAATAATTCAAATACTTCAGGAAATGTTCTCGTTTTAG
- a CDS encoding DUF4835 family protein yields MRFPKLFTSGTVKILSGIILAAQFGFSSANAQQIESTVKILLERLPLEKQRKLKNFSDAIENYLNDYDWTGNSDDHFNITTQIFLQDMSVNYEDRYYGTFVISNNSDIQFYDKYWRFPYQAGDPIFHDETQYNPFTGFLDFYVNLVLGSEYDKFGKFMGTPFFERAKHLATQSSYDVQFNKGWKERTKLIDYILSDDNKPFREVKDAYFLGRTYLGEEDSTAKKYCRKALFMLEDVVAKNKLKDIVKHFIEAHHLEFIDMFKDDPEVMDLMIRIDPDRAAVYRKYAE; encoded by the coding sequence ATGAGATTCCCAAAATTATTTACATCAGGAACTGTTAAGATTCTATCGGGGATCATTTTGGCTGCGCAGTTCGGGTTTTCTTCTGCAAACGCTCAGCAGATAGAATCTACTGTTAAGATTCTGCTGGAACGGCTTCCTCTTGAGAAGCAGAGAAAATTAAAAAATTTTAGTGACGCAATAGAGAATTATCTGAATGATTATGATTGGACAGGCAACAGTGATGATCATTTTAATATTACCACTCAGATTTTTCTTCAGGACATGAGCGTGAACTACGAGGACAGATACTACGGCACTTTTGTAATTTCCAATAACTCAGATATACAATTCTATGATAAGTACTGGAGATTTCCATATCAGGCAGGTGATCCGATATTCCACGATGAAACTCAGTACAATCCTTTTACTGGATTTCTGGATTTTTATGTTAATCTTGTTTTGGGAAGTGAATATGACAAGTTCGGGAAGTTTATGGGAACTCCATTTTTTGAAAGAGCCAAACATCTTGCAACCCAGTCTTCCTATGATGTCCAGTTTAATAAGGGCTGGAAAGAGAGGACAAAGTTAATTGATTATATCTTAAGTGATGATAACAAGCCTTTTAGAGAGGTTAAGGATGCTTATTTTCTTGGACGTACATATTTGGGAGAAGAGGACTCAACTGCAAAAAAATACTGCAGGAAGGCTCTTTTTATGCTTGAGGATGTAGTTGCAAAGAACAAGCTGAAAGATATTGTAAAACATTTTATTGAGGCCCATCATCTGGAATTTATAGATATGTTTAAGGATGACCCCGAAGTTATGGATTTGATGATAAGGATTGATCCGGACAGGGCTGCTGTTTACAGAAAATATGCGGAATGA
- a CDS encoding sodium:solute symporter family protein codes for MNLYIIIIFIYLAVLTVMNFIKSRKVKTQDDMMVAGRSISMTKMVFTLICTWIGSGTFIAGAEFAAKAGWSALWQPVGAWIGIIIIYFLAARIRTFGQYTVGDILEVRYGPIARIVGAFAIFVSFVVIVSYQFKAGGFILNAISDGSIPIDQGTFMAFAFVTLFTAIGGMIAIANTDLPNGIIIMASTVIATPFVMMTAGSWSTIHSILPASHFQVFSQAFGGNPYLKIPAIGLSGLLLLLGVQSMYQKFYSARNPAEAKRAAGIWVIGTMIIEFVVIVMAIYASAHFWKEIQAGTIDPASVIIQAAKKMVPLPVGVLLLGAATAVVISTGMNYLLSPTTTLIHDIYQRFLRPQDKKDKTNEKSMIILQKVMILFVGIFAYLLATQMSSVLENAYFAYTIYGVAITPALLAALTSKRVTRMAGIVSIVSATFITVFLKLAGYIWPSIMVPYGNPNADPFGVPIIFWALPVSLLSLLIVSMFSKKPEKEVLARFFPDEK; via the coding sequence ATGAACCTGTACATTATTATTATTTTTATCTATCTTGCGGTTCTGACAGTTATGAATTTTATTAAATCCCGCAAGGTCAAGACCCAGGACGATATGATGGTTGCAGGCAGGTCAATATCCATGACAAAGATGGTTTTTACTCTTATCTGTACATGGATTGGCAGCGGCACCTTTATCGCTGGTGCTGAATTTGCTGCAAAAGCGGGCTGGAGTGCTTTGTGGCAGCCTGTAGGTGCCTGGATTGGTATTATAATTATATATTTTCTTGCTGCACGGATTCGTACATTCGGCCAGTACACAGTAGGGGATATTCTTGAAGTCAGGTACGGGCCCATTGCAAGAATTGTGGGAGCATTTGCTATATTCGTGAGTTTTGTAGTAATCGTAAGTTATCAATTCAAAGCAGGCGGATTTATACTTAATGCCATATCAGACGGTTCAATTCCCATAGATCAGGGTACTTTTATGGCATTTGCTTTTGTTACTCTTTTTACTGCAATAGGAGGAATGATAGCTATTGCAAATACAGATCTTCCCAACGGAATAATAATAATGGCATCAACTGTTATTGCAACACCCTTTGTTATGATGACTGCAGGAAGCTGGTCAACTATCCATTCAATTCTGCCTGCGTCTCATTTTCAGGTGTTCAGCCAGGCATTCGGAGGTAACCCCTATTTAAAAATTCCTGCAATCGGCCTTTCCGGCCTGCTTCTGCTTCTTGGTGTTCAGAGTATGTACCAGAAGTTTTACAGCGCACGCAATCCGGCAGAGGCCAAAAGAGCGGCTGGTATATGGGTAATAGGGACAATGATTATTGAGTTTGTAGTAATTGTTATGGCAATTTATGCATCAGCACACTTTTGGAAAGAGATTCAGGCAGGAACTATTGACCCTGCATCTGTAATAATTCAGGCTGCAAAAAAGATGGTTCCTCTGCCTGTAGGTGTTCTTCTTCTCGGGGCAGCAACAGCGGTTGTTATATCGACCGGTATGAATTATCTGCTTTCTCCGACAACAACTCTTATCCATGATATTTACCAGCGTTTTTTAAGGCCGCAGGATAAAAAAGATAAGACAAATGAAAAGTCAATGATTATTCTGCAGAAGGTTATGATACTTTTTGTGGGTATATTTGCGTATCTTCTCGCAACACAGATGTCGAGTGTGCTTGAAAATGCGTATTTTGCATATACTATTTACGGTGTTGCAATAACTCCGGCACTTCTTGCTGCACTAACTTCAAAAAGAGTTACCAGAATGGCAGGGATTGTATCAATAGTTTCAGCTACTTTTATTACAGTTTTTTTAAAGCTTGCAGGGTATATCTGGCCCTCAATTATGGTCCCTTACGGAAATCCCAATGCAGATCCCTTTGGCGTTCCGATTATATTCTGGGCCCTTCCTGTTTCTCTTCTCAGCCTGCTTATTGTTTCCATGTTTTCAAAGAAACCGGAAAAAGAGGTGCTTGCAAGATTCTTCCCTGACGAAAAGTAG
- a CDS encoding ornithine cyclodeaminase family protein — MTKIRFLSAEDISSIFSMRDAIDAVQEGFTALSSGRANVPLRTHMEIESHSGTALFMPVYIDGLKYFGQKVVNIYPENRKHGLNAIHALVSLFDVKTGKPAAVMDGEYLTAMRTGAASGLAADLLAKKDADTLAVIGAGVQGRTQIEGVCAVRSIKRVYVFDSDNKRAEEFAHDIMKKAGIETIPSKSRRDLKNCNVICTATTSRNPVFSDDEISEGVHINGVGSYKPDMREIPAETIVRSKVIVDSRQACLKEAGDLIQPIAEGVFYPERIYGEIGEIASGIKKGRVSDTEITLFKSVGNAVQDIAAADAIMKKAIELDAGVEIEL, encoded by the coding sequence ATGACAAAGATACGGTTTTTATCAGCAGAAGATATCAGCAGTATATTTTCAATGAGAGATGCAATTGATGCGGTACAGGAAGGATTTACTGCACTGTCATCAGGCAGGGCAAATGTGCCTCTTAGAACACACATGGAAATTGAAAGCCATTCAGGCACAGCTCTTTTTATGCCTGTTTATATTGACGGATTAAAATATTTTGGGCAGAAAGTCGTCAATATTTATCCTGAAAACAGAAAACACGGTTTAAATGCAATTCATGCACTTGTTTCTCTGTTTGATGTAAAAACTGGCAAACCGGCTGCAGTGATGGACGGGGAGTATCTGACTGCAATGAGAACAGGAGCTGCATCAGGGCTGGCTGCTGATCTGCTTGCGAAAAAAGATGCTGACACGCTTGCAGTTATTGGTGCCGGAGTACAGGGAAGAACTCAGATTGAAGGTGTGTGTGCGGTCCGCTCCATAAAACGAGTGTATGTATTTGATTCCGATAACAAAAGAGCTGAAGAATTTGCGCATGATATAATGAAAAAGGCAGGGATAGAGACAATCCCTTCAAAAAGCAGGAGAGACCTGAAAAATTGTAATGTAATCTGTACTGCAACAACATCCCGTAATCCTGTTTTTTCCGATGATGAAATATCAGAGGGAGTTCACATTAACGGGGTGGGATCCTACAAGCCTGATATGCGTGAAATCCCTGCAGAAACAATTGTAAGATCAAAGGTAATTGTTGACAGCAGGCAAGCCTGTCTTAAAGAGGCGGGAGATTTGATTCAGCCTATAGCAGAAGGAGTGTTTTATCCTGAGAGAATATACGGAGAAATAGGAGAAATTGCATCCGGTATAAAAAAAGGCAGAGTGTCCGATACGGAAATAACTCTATTTAAATCTGTCGGTAATGCAGTTCAGGATATTGCTGCTGCAGATGCTATTATGAAAAAAGCAATAGAGCTGGATGCAGGAGTGGAGATTGAGCTGTAA
- a CDS encoding AbrB/MazE/SpoVT family DNA-binding domain-containing protein: MKTKIIKIGNSRGIRLPKVILHQIGIDDEVDLEVDRDRIVLKPIHRPRSSWRESFQRMHLKSDDQLLDGNEIVFQTSWDRDEWIWESE; the protein is encoded by the coding sequence AATAGGAAATTCACGTGGTATAAGGCTACCAAAGGTTATTCTACATCAAATCGGCATTGATGATGAAGTAGATTTAGAAGTAGATCGTGATCGTATCGTCTTGAAACCAATTCATCGCCCCAGAAGCAGCTGGCGTGAATCATTCCAGAGAATGCATTTAAAATCTGACGATCAGTTATTGGATGGCAATGAAATTGTTTTTCAAACCTCTTGGGATAGAGACGAATGGATATGGGAAAGTGAATGA